From a single Gimesia fumaroli genomic region:
- the recQ gene encoding DNA helicase RecQ: MMAKAGMDDALLDVLHEYWGYAEFRPLQQEAMTAVLEGRDSLVVLPTGGGKSLCYQAPALCMDGMAVVVSPLISLMKDQVDALRVCGISAAYLNSSLDQKESRQVLSDVRKGEIKLLYVAPERLMLEGMLSMLTEIKLAYIVIDEAHCVSMWGHDFRPHYHALQELKNIYPQCGIHAYTATATEQVRDDIAVQLALNEPDVLIGSFDRPNLTYSVARRSDRFTQVSEVLERHPNEPGVIYCISRADVESLSESLNNAGYETRPYHAGLPDEERAANQEDFIQDRVDAIVATIAFGMGIDKPNVRYVIHAGLPKSLENYQQESGRAGRDGLEAECVLLYSEQDAMIWKRILDDQPDESKATAFQSLQAMQNYCHSFDCRHRYLMRHFGQDLEQDCETGCDLCRGDFEKVDDAQVIGQKILSSIFRQDQNFGSTYTAAVLKGSKDKKVLANRHDELSTYGLLKQESLSTIRHWLNQLMAQGFLTKTAEYQQLRITDSGWQLLRGEVAPQLMRTSQDVKADKARRTKNELADLNWKGVDQGLFEELRSLRKQIAGEKGLQPYMVFGDATLRELARHKPQTLTQFLEIWGVGQKKCDDFGQQFLDCIARFDGE; this comes from the coding sequence ATGATGGCTAAAGCTGGGATGGATGACGCTTTACTGGATGTCTTACACGAATACTGGGGCTATGCGGAATTTCGTCCGCTCCAGCAGGAAGCGATGACCGCTGTCCTCGAAGGCCGTGACTCATTGGTTGTGCTTCCCACGGGTGGGGGAAAATCGCTCTGTTATCAGGCGCCAGCACTTTGTATGGACGGAATGGCGGTTGTCGTCAGCCCATTGATCTCTCTGATGAAAGACCAGGTTGACGCCCTTCGTGTTTGTGGAATTTCCGCTGCTTACCTCAACAGTTCGCTGGACCAGAAGGAATCGCGACAGGTCTTGAGTGACGTCCGCAAAGGGGAGATTAAACTGCTCTACGTTGCTCCTGAACGGCTGATGTTGGAAGGCATGCTCAGTATGCTGACTGAAATCAAGCTGGCCTACATTGTCATTGATGAAGCCCATTGTGTCAGTATGTGGGGACACGATTTTCGCCCGCACTATCATGCACTACAGGAACTCAAAAACATCTATCCACAGTGTGGCATTCATGCTTATACCGCGACCGCCACCGAACAGGTACGCGACGATATCGCCGTCCAGCTCGCGCTCAATGAGCCTGATGTCCTGATCGGCTCATTTGACCGTCCCAACCTGACGTACTCGGTAGCCCGACGGTCTGATCGTTTTACGCAGGTGTCTGAAGTACTGGAACGCCACCCGAATGAACCCGGCGTCATCTACTGCATCTCCCGTGCGGATGTCGAATCGCTGAGCGAATCACTCAACAATGCCGGTTATGAAACGCGGCCTTATCATGCAGGGCTACCCGATGAAGAACGCGCTGCCAATCAGGAAGATTTCATTCAAGACCGCGTAGACGCCATCGTCGCTACCATCGCGTTCGGCATGGGCATCGATAAACCCAACGTGCGGTATGTCATTCATGCGGGCTTGCCGAAGTCACTCGAAAATTATCAGCAGGAAAGCGGCAGAGCAGGGCGGGATGGCCTCGAAGCCGAGTGCGTCTTACTCTATTCCGAACAGGACGCGATGATCTGGAAACGTATTCTGGACGATCAACCTGACGAATCAAAGGCGACCGCGTTCCAGTCCCTGCAAGCGATGCAGAACTACTGCCATAGCTTTGACTGTCGTCACCGCTATCTGATGCGGCACTTCGGTCAGGACCTGGAGCAGGATTGCGAAACCGGTTGCGATCTGTGTCGCGGCGATTTTGAAAAGGTGGATGATGCACAAGTCATCGGCCAGAAAATCCTGTCCTCAATTTTCAGACAGGATCAAAACTTTGGCTCCACATATACGGCCGCTGTGCTGAAAGGTTCGAAAGATAAGAAAGTGCTCGCAAATCGTCACGACGAACTCAGCACCTACGGCCTGCTCAAGCAGGAAAGTTTATCGACGATTCGCCACTGGCTCAATCAATTGATGGCCCAGGGCTTCTTAACGAAAACCGCCGAGTACCAACAACTGCGCATCACTGACTCCGGCTGGCAGTTGTTACGCGGGGAAGTCGCTCCCCAACTCATGCGCACCTCGCAGGACGTCAAAGCTGACAAAGCTCGCCGCACGAAAAATGAATTGGCTGACCTGAACTGGAAAGGTGTGGACCAGGGATTGTTCGAAGAATTACGCAGCCTGCGAAAACAGATCGCCGGAGAGAAGGGCCTACAACCTTACATGGTGTTTGGTGATGCCACGCTCCGCGAGTTGGCCCGCCACAAGCCCCAGACGCTGACGCAATTCCTCGAAATCTGGGGGGTCGGACAGAAGAAATGCGATGATTTTGGACAGCAATTTCTGGACTGTATCGCCCGCTTTGACGGTGAATAA